One Parasphingorhabdus cellanae genomic region harbors:
- the pepN gene encoding aminopeptidase N, translated as MLDIQKTDAATPATDPAIIRREDYRPPAWFIPTIALDFQLGLNQTVVHSMLDVRRSKSAKYQEPLLLDGDGLMPTSVKVDGAPWTDWQLIDGNLQIPLTGSAHEVEITVELDPSTNTQLMGLYASQGMLCTQCEAEGFRRITFFPDRPDILSRYSVRMEGDKKLFPVLLCNGDKVSEGDGDNGRHWAQWNDPWPKPSYLFALVAGDLVANTDSFTTRSGKPVELNIWVRDGDLPRTGHAMQALKDSMRWDEEVYGREYDLGLFNIVAVSDFNMGAMENKGLNVFNSRYILADPEVATDADFDGIEGVVAHEYFHNWSGNRVTCRDWFQLSLKEGFTVYRDQSFSADMGSAALKRIEDVRILRAAQFPEDAGPLAHPIRPDSYQEISNFYTATVYNKGAEVIRMMATLLGAERFRKGTDLYFDRHDGEAATCEDFVVAMEEGGDIDLSQFRGWYRTPGTPRVSAKLSHDPQTGTATLALKQSLAASGAKPEPSDMVIPLKIALLDPQTEAHEGEQLITLNRPEESFTFEGQKEHPILSINRGFSAPIILESSRTAEELAFLSSHDDDPFARFEAMQQLMTSYLLAQITGTPADRDVILQAVGAVLADENIDRAFLAELLLLPSEAFLGDQMVEVDPQAIHDAREKLRGKIGVQFERKFRRLYKQCVPGEFSLDAEARADRKLRNVTLGYIAASQVEDAAELAFDQYREANNMTAMQGALGVLSHMDADERTWAFEDFFKRFKDNALVLDKWFTLQAMSQRGDTVKRVESLAKHPDFTLSNPNRVRALYAGFTNNPVRFHDASGKGYQMLADMVIALDGQNPQTAARFIPSLGRWRRYERGRSELMRLALEKIAAAPGLSKDVSEQVSKSLA; from the coding sequence ATGCTAGATATCCAAAAGACCGACGCGGCCACGCCTGCGACCGACCCCGCCATCATCCGCCGCGAAGATTATCGCCCGCCCGCCTGGTTCATTCCGACAATCGCTCTCGATTTTCAACTCGGCTTGAATCAAACGGTGGTACATTCCATGCTGGATGTGAGGCGCTCCAAATCGGCAAAATACCAAGAACCGTTGTTGCTTGATGGGGATGGGCTTATGCCCACCTCTGTCAAGGTTGATGGTGCCCCGTGGACCGACTGGCAGCTAATCGATGGAAATTTGCAGATACCACTTACAGGGTCGGCGCATGAAGTGGAAATTACGGTTGAGCTGGACCCTTCGACAAACACCCAGCTGATGGGACTTTATGCCTCACAGGGTATGCTCTGCACCCAATGCGAGGCAGAGGGATTTCGCCGAATTACTTTCTTCCCTGACCGCCCGGACATATTAAGCCGTTACTCTGTGCGGATGGAGGGCGACAAGAAACTGTTTCCGGTGTTGCTCTGCAATGGCGACAAAGTGAGCGAAGGCGATGGCGATAATGGTCGTCACTGGGCGCAGTGGAATGACCCCTGGCCCAAACCGAGCTATTTATTCGCTTTGGTCGCCGGTGATCTGGTCGCCAATACCGACAGCTTTACCACCCGTTCGGGCAAGCCAGTGGAGCTGAACATCTGGGTGCGTGATGGCGATTTGCCGCGCACGGGTCATGCGATGCAGGCCCTGAAAGACTCGATGCGCTGGGATGAGGAAGTCTATGGCCGTGAATATGATTTGGGTTTGTTCAATATTGTCGCAGTCAGTGACTTCAACATGGGCGCGATGGAAAACAAGGGGCTTAACGTCTTTAATTCGCGCTACATATTGGCTGACCCCGAGGTCGCGACCGACGCCGATTTTGATGGTATCGAAGGCGTCGTCGCACACGAATATTTCCACAATTGGTCGGGCAACCGGGTGACTTGCCGGGATTGGTTCCAGCTGAGCTTGAAAGAGGGCTTTACGGTCTATCGTGATCAGAGTTTTTCTGCGGACATGGGTTCTGCTGCGCTCAAGCGGATCGAAGATGTCCGGATTTTGCGTGCGGCGCAATTTCCCGAAGATGCCGGGCCACTGGCCCATCCAATCCGACCGGACAGTTATCAGGAGATTTCCAACTTCTACACCGCGACCGTCTATAATAAGGGCGCAGAAGTTATTCGCATGATGGCGACCTTGCTGGGCGCCGAGCGGTTTCGCAAAGGCACGGATCTATATTTCGACCGCCATGATGGCGAGGCGGCAACATGTGAAGATTTTGTCGTCGCGATGGAAGAAGGGGGAGACATTGACCTTTCTCAGTTCCGCGGCTGGTATCGCACGCCGGGTACACCACGTGTGTCTGCTAAATTGAGCCATGATCCGCAAACCGGAACCGCGACGCTGGCTCTCAAGCAGAGTTTGGCTGCAAGCGGAGCCAAGCCTGAACCGTCAGACATGGTCATCCCCCTAAAAATCGCTTTGCTGGATCCACAAACGGAAGCGCATGAAGGCGAGCAACTCATCACGCTCAATAGGCCGGAGGAGAGCTTCACCTTTGAAGGACAGAAAGAACATCCGATACTGTCGATCAATCGCGGGTTTTCTGCACCGATTATATTGGAGAGCAGCCGCACCGCCGAAGAACTGGCCTTTTTATCATCGCATGACGATGACCCGTTTGCGCGGTTTGAAGCGATGCAGCAGCTGATGACCAGCTATCTCCTTGCGCAGATCACCGGCACGCCGGCGGATCGCGATGTCATCCTGCAAGCCGTTGGCGCGGTACTGGCTGATGAAAATATCGACCGGGCATTCCTGGCGGAATTGCTGTTGCTGCCCAGCGAAGCGTTTCTGGGTGACCAGATGGTCGAAGTCGATCCGCAAGCGATCCATGATGCCCGCGAGAAATTGCGCGGCAAAATCGGCGTCCAGTTCGAACGCAAATTCCGCCGTCTCTACAAGCAATGTGTGCCTGGTGAATTTTCGCTGGATGCTGAGGCACGGGCCGATCGCAAGCTTCGCAACGTGACGTTGGGTTATATTGCCGCATCGCAGGTGGAGGACGCTGCTGAGCTGGCCTTTGACCAATATCGTGAGGCCAACAATATGACTGCGATGCAGGGCGCACTTGGCGTGTTGTCGCACATGGATGCGGACGAACGGACCTGGGCGTTTGAAGATTTCTTCAAGCGCTTCAAGGATAATGCGCTGGTGCTCGACAAATGGTTCACGCTGCAGGCGATGTCCCAGCGTGGCGATACGGTGAAGCGGGTCGAAAGCCTTGCCAAACATCCCGATTTCACGCTTTCTAATCCCAATCGGGTGCGCGCGCTTTATGCTGGATTTACAAACAATCCAGTGCGGTTTCATGATGCATCCGGTAAAGGCTATCAAATGCTTGCTGACATGGTAATCGCGCTGGATGGTCAGAACCCTCAGACCGCCGCGCGCTTCATTCCTTCTCTGGGTCGGTGGCGCCGCTATGAGCGCGGCCGGTCGGAATTGATGCGGTTGGCGCTGGAAAAAATTGCCGCTGCGCCGGGGCTATCGAAAGATGTGTCCGAGCAGGTGAGCAAGAGCCTTGCCTGA
- a CDS encoding SDR family oxidoreductase, whose amino-acid sequence MTHMLIFGLGYTANRLADRLRSDGWQVTGTRREASDGAMAFDDKASVLAAIDEATHVLSSVPPARDGSEPVLGDYAAAIKAASLKWTGYLSSTGVYGDVKGAWVDESAPIGSGRRKARSDADLGWQTLRDDVRIMRLPGIYGPGRNPITRVQQGKAKRIDVPGQVFSRIHVDDIIAAVIASFDGPAGIYNISDDLPAPQHEVIAHAARLIGIEPPPLLSLEEADLSASALGFYEENRRVANGKAKRSLDWEPQYPDYKAGMAGLSE is encoded by the coding sequence ATGACTCATATGCTGATCTTCGGATTGGGCTATACAGCCAACCGTCTTGCGGACCGATTGCGCAGTGATGGGTGGCAAGTCACAGGAACGCGGCGCGAAGCATCGGACGGAGCAATGGCTTTTGACGATAAAGCTTCAGTCTTAGCGGCAATTGACGAGGCGACACACGTCCTTTCGTCCGTCCCGCCTGCTCGCGACGGCAGCGAACCGGTGCTGGGTGACTATGCCGCAGCGATTAAGGCCGCGTCCCTGAAATGGACCGGCTATCTCTCGTCCACCGGCGTATATGGCGATGTCAAAGGTGCATGGGTCGATGAGAGCGCTCCGATTGGTTCGGGACGGCGCAAGGCCCGCAGCGATGCTGATCTTGGCTGGCAGACATTACGCGACGACGTTCGCATAATGCGCCTGCCAGGTATTTATGGCCCCGGTCGCAATCCGATAACACGGGTGCAGCAGGGCAAAGCCAAGCGTATTGATGTCCCCGGACAGGTGTTCAGCCGTATTCACGTCGACGACATAATTGCCGCCGTGATAGCGTCTTTTGATGGACCCGCGGGCATCTACAACATCTCAGACGACCTGCCAGCGCCGCAGCACGAGGTGATCGCCCATGCCGCCCGGCTCATCGGAATCGAGCCACCGCCATTGCTATCGTTGGAAGAAGCTGACTTATCGGCATCGGCTCTGGGATTTTATGAAGAAAACCGCCGGGTCGCCAATGGTAAAGCAAAGCGTTCATTGGATTGGGAACCGCAATATCCTGATTATAAAGCGGGCATGGCCGGGCTGTCGGAATAG